Proteins found in one Bacteroidales bacterium WCE2008 genomic segment:
- a CDS encoding Putative binding domain-containing protein, N-terminal, with protein sequence MKLKYILTSLVAAAAVLVGCTEEKDTYFDELKVSQSYVSLPVDGGSATIKLTTTDAWELEKYIMVVSKNADGGKDTTFVSHPDWLKVSAESGIAGESELTFSADAALEGRTTAVRVVSSGRRQYINIIQGVFEATPVTCAEIIAGPDSKTYMVTGTVTKIVNTTYGNWYLQDETGEVYIYGTLDANGGTKNFLSLGLEVGDVVTVTGPKTTYNGTVELVDVTVNNIVKSNISVDPKEINLEDNKAATAEIKVSSKVQLLGAFTEADWVSVSNATLAEDGSYVYTLTIDENPEMAARTATVTVKGVEGSVNSVTISQPGKPTEYAIENIINLPDKSAAVAENVYVAGLTERGFVAYDGKAFVYVYQGSNPDPQTKIGDIVNFSGNKTTYSAVPEIENVTVTVVSSGNEVPAYSTKDVTATFAEYAPEKVESFKVSGEIEYDGKYYNFIVDGVAKDTRYLSFSNVLPSFGISELVGKKVVATGFYNGVSGNRVNMVLVDIVEAGDVPPTPGYDITGALSAADNTAVEFTGLVAAVSSTSAVVTDGVNYIYVYSPSTVPAVGDEVTVSGTKKTYGGVPEIDKNSTVTVNSSNNSVTAPSAKDITASFDAYASTITEYISFTGTLAKSGNYYNVNVDGATAKVGSVNNPVASLNLDALDGKKVKFTGYFVGLTSKDKYINIVATEAEEVSDVPPTPSYDIAGVISADDNTAVEFTGLVAAVSTSSMVVTDGTNNIYVFKPATVGAIGDEVTVSGTKKTYGGVPEIDTNAAVTINSSNNEVPAVSAKDITSTFDAYTSKVTEYISFTGKLAKSGNYYNVNVEGASAHVGSISYPVASLGIDALDGKTVKFSGYFVGFSGKDKYINLVATAAEAVSGGEGGEGGEGGEGGGGQTGDAKVLTFDFSSDIAGWPAKKADAAEGEYDYTLDGVKYTFSHTKAGNGIYTGAYSGQTYLMVSQDNYLGMPAIDGMKLTKVVVTNSSGCSASVEVLVTSDTSGNAVSGGAAQKWATTSTEYTYNLSDTKAATRYYLATTKKNGQVVKLVLTYEPAK encoded by the coding sequence CGGAGGCAAGGACACGACCTTCGTCTCCCATCCGGACTGGCTTAAAGTTTCCGCTGAAAGCGGCATCGCCGGCGAGTCTGAACTCACTTTCTCTGCCGATGCTGCCTTGGAGGGCCGTACCACTGCCGTCCGCGTAGTCTCATCCGGCCGCAGGCAGTACATCAATATTATCCAGGGTGTCTTCGAGGCTACTCCTGTTACCTGTGCCGAGATCATCGCCGGACCTGACAGCAAGACCTACATGGTCACAGGTACCGTCACCAAGATCGTGAATACTACATACGGAAACTGGTATCTCCAGGACGAGACCGGCGAGGTCTATATCTATGGTACTCTTGATGCCAATGGCGGTACCAAGAACTTCCTCAGCCTCGGCCTCGAGGTGGGCGATGTCGTTACCGTGACCGGACCTAAGACAACCTACAACGGCACAGTGGAGCTTGTGGACGTGACAGTCAACAATATCGTCAAGTCCAACATCTCCGTAGATCCTAAGGAAATCAATCTCGAGGACAACAAGGCCGCTACTGCAGAAATCAAAGTTTCTTCAAAGGTCCAGCTCCTTGGCGCATTCACCGAGGCTGACTGGGTTTCCGTCTCTAATGCAACTCTCGCTGAAGATGGATCCTATGTTTATACGCTTACGATCGATGAAAACCCTGAAATGGCAGCTCGTACCGCCACCGTCACCGTCAAGGGTGTCGAGGGCTCTGTCAACAGCGTCACCATCTCCCAGCCGGGCAAGCCGACCGAGTATGCGATCGAGAACATCATCAATCTCCCTGACAAATCTGCGGCTGTCGCCGAGAATGTATATGTGGCCGGCCTTACCGAGAGAGGTTTCGTAGCTTATGACGGAAAGGCATTCGTATATGTATATCAGGGCAGCAACCCTGACCCTCAGACGAAGATCGGCGATATCGTCAACTTCAGCGGTAACAAGACAACCTATTCTGCTGTCCCTGAAATCGAGAATGTAACCGTTACCGTCGTTTCTTCCGGAAACGAAGTCCCTGCATATTCTACCAAGGATGTTACTGCTACTTTCGCCGAGTATGCTCCTGAGAAGGTTGAGTCCTTCAAGGTTTCCGGCGAGATCGAGTATGACGGCAAGTATTACAACTTCATCGTCGACGGCGTAGCCAAGGATACCCGTTACCTGTCATTCTCCAACGTCCTTCCTTCATTCGGCATCAGCGAACTCGTAGGAAAGAAGGTCGTGGCTACCGGTTTCTACAATGGCGTGTCAGGCAACCGTGTCAACATGGTTCTTGTAGATATCGTAGAGGCTGGTGATGTCCCTCCGACTCCGGGATATGACATCACAGGAGCACTTTCCGCAGCTGACAACACTGCAGTTGAGTTCACCGGCCTTGTCGCCGCTGTCTCTTCAACCAGCGCAGTCGTTACCGACGGTGTCAACTACATCTATGTCTACAGCCCTTCTACCGTCCCTGCAGTGGGCGACGAGGTTACCGTGAGCGGTACCAAGAAGACCTATGGCGGAGTGCCTGAGATCGACAAGAACTCGACCGTTACAGTCAACTCAAGCAATAACTCAGTCACCGCTCCTTCTGCAAAGGATATCACGGCATCCTTCGATGCTTATGCTTCCACCATCACCGAGTACATCTCCTTCACAGGAACCCTCGCCAAGAGTGGAAACTACTACAATGTAAATGTAGACGGCGCGACTGCAAAGGTCGGCAGCGTCAACAATCCTGTAGCAAGCCTCAATCTCGATGCTCTTGATGGCAAGAAGGTTAAGTTCACCGGTTATTTCGTAGGTCTCACAAGCAAGGATAAATATATCAATATCGTTGCTACTGAGGCTGAAGAGGTAAGCGACGTTCCTCCGACTCCGAGCTATGACATCGCCGGCGTCATTTCAGCTGATGACAACACTGCTGTAGAGTTCACCGGCCTCGTTGCCGCTGTCTCGACTTCCAGCATGGTAGTTACCGACGGTACCAACAACATATATGTGTTCAAGCCGGCCACGGTCGGCGCAATCGGCGACGAAGTTACCGTGAGCGGTACCAAGAAGACCTATGGCGGAGTGCCTGAGATTGACACCAATGCAGCCGTTACCATCAACTCAAGCAACAATGAAGTACCGGCCGTCAGCGCGAAGGATATCACCTCTACCTTCGATGCCTATACGTCAAAGGTGACCGAGTACATTTCCTTCACCGGAAAGCTCGCCAAGAGCGGAAACTACTACAATGTCAACGTCGAAGGCGCTTCTGCCCATGTCGGCAGCATCAGCTACCCTGTGGCAAGCCTCGGCATTGATGCCCTTGACGGCAAGACCGTCAAGTTCTCCGGTTACTTCGTAGGCTTCTCCGGCAAAGATAAGTACATCAATCTCGTGGCTACCGCTGCCGAGGCCGTTTCCGGCGGTGAAGGCGGCGAAGGCGGTGAAGGCGGTGAAGGCGGTGGCGGCCAGACAGGCGACGCCAAAGTCCTTACCTTTGATTTCAGCTCCGACATCGCGGGCTGGCCTGCAAAGAAAGCCGATGCGGCAGAAGGTGAGTACGACTATACCCTCGACGGAGTCAAATACACCTTCTCGCATACCAAAGCCGGCAACGGAATCTATACCGGAGCCTATAGCGGTCAAACTTATCTCATGGTCTCGCAGGACAACTACCTTGGAATGCCGGCCATAGACGGCATGAAACTCACCAAGGTCGTTGTGACCAACAGCAGCGGATGCTCGGCTTCCGTTGAGGTTCTGGTGACCTCCGACACCTCCGGGAACGCCGTTAGCGGCGGCGCTGCACAGAAATGGGCTACTACGAGCACGGAGTATACATACAATCTCTCCGATACAAAGGCAGCAACCAGATACTATCTGGCTACTACCAAGAAGAACGGACAGGTAGTAAAGCTCGTGCTTACCTATGAGCCTGCAAAATAA